CGGCCTCACTTTGCGCTCATTGATGGTTCCATCGGTCTGGAAGGCCTGGGGCCGGGTGCCGGGACGCCCAAGGAACTGAATGTGGTGTTGGCCGGGGGCGATGGTTTTGCGGCCGATGCCGTGGCCTGCCGGTTGATGGGGCGCAAGGCGGAGGAAATTCCCCATTTGCGGATCGGTGCCGCGAATGGGTTTGGCATCATCGATCTGGATCGGATCCGGGTATCACCGGACAGCTGGCAGGACTATGCGTCCGAATTCAAGGCCGCGCCGAAAAACCTGTCGTTCGAATTTCCGAACATCGAGGTGCTCGATAAAAATTCCTGCAGTGCTTGCCAGTCCACGTTGCTGCTGTTTCTCCAACGTTTCGGCGAGTCGCTGGCTGACTATATCCCGGAAGACGAACCGTTGCGGGTGGCGATCGGGAAGGGGCACGACGAGCTGCCCGATGGAACCTTGTGCATTGGCCAATGCACCATTCGGCAAAAAGAGGGCGGCATCTTTGTTCCCGGATGCCCGCCCGTCGGCAGCCAAATCTTTAAAACGCTTCAGCAACATGCTGAGGACGAATCCTCCAACCCATAAGGTTATATGAAACGGATCGGAATCAGTATTGGCGATATCAATGGCATTGGCCCCGAGGTCACGCTTAAGGCGGTTGGTTTGCATGATTGGCCGCGCGATGTGGAGTTTATGCTCTATGGCCCGGTCACCGCAATCAAGATGCAGGCGCGTGAGTTGAAGCTGGAGTTGCCTGAACATGTCCATTTGCGCGATGTCGGAATTGACGTGGCGTGGAATGTGGGCTCGGTGGCCGTTGATGCTTCTCAGGCGGCGGAGCTAGCGATCCGGCGGGTGGTCGAGGGCTGCCTGAGCGGGGATTTGGATGCCATGGTTACGGCGCCGATCTGCAAGGAGGGCTTTCATGAAGCTGGAATTCACGTGCCGGGGCATACCGAATTGCTGGCTTCCCTGACCGGCACTTCAACCTTCGGCATGATGCTGATGGGCGGTGGGCTGCGCGTGATGCTCGTGACGCGCCACCTGCCGATTTCCGACGTGCCGAAAGCGCTGACGAAGGAGCTGGTTCGTGAACACATCGAATTGACCGGCCAAGCCCTAAAGTTGTTTGGGATCGAAAATGGAAAAATCGGCGTGTGTGGCCTCAACCCCCATGCCGGCGATGGCGGGGTGCTGGGTTGCGAGGAAAAGACGCTGATCAACCCGGCCATCCAGGAAGCGCGTAAAAAGGGGTTCCATGTTTCCGATGCGGTTCCGGCCGATACGATTTTTTATGAAGCCTTGAGAGGGGACTATGATGCGGTGGTGGCGATGTACCACGACCAAGGCTTGGCTCCGCTGAAAATGATTGGTTTCGACGAGGGGATCAACGTAACGCTCGGCCTGCCGATCATCCGCACCTCGCCCGACCACGGCACCGCCTTCGGCATTGCCGGGAAAAACGAGGCCTCGCCGAAAAGCATGCAAAACGCAATCGCCCTCGCCATCGAAATGGCCGGCAAGCCCAACCCTTGGAAAAACAAGTAGCAACGAATGAATGTGAAGCAACGAATCCTCTCAGCCGTTATTCGTTGCAGAAATAACGGAAGCAATGATGTCTGAAGAACCGAAATTGACGAGCCCGAAGGAAGTGCGCGGACTGCTGGCGCAACTGGGGCACCGCCCGAACAAGGGGCTGGGGCAAAACTATCTGATCGATGCCAACATCCTCGACATCATCGCCGCCACCGCCCAGATCCAGCCGGACGAATCCGTGCTCGAAATCGGACCAGGCCTCGGCGCGCTGACGGAACGGATTATTCCCCAGGCCAAGTCGGTGACCTGCATCGAGAAGGATCCGACGATGGTGAAATACCTGAAGTCGCGCTTCTCCAGCTTCACCCTCGTTGAGTCCGATGCGCTGGACGTCGATATGGATGCGCTGTTCGAAAAGGGCATCACCAAGGTGGCGGCCAATCTGCCGTATTCCGTGGCGAGCCGCTTGATGGTGGATATTGCCGAGTGCGCGCACCGCCCGGAACTGATGTCGCTCACCATCCAGAAGGAGGTGGCGGATCGGCTGTGCGCCCCGCCCGGCGATGGGCATTATGGCGTGCTCGGGATCCTGACCGGTGTCTACTATGAAAACAAGCTGGTCAAAAAAATCAGCCCGACCTGTTTTCTGCCTCCACCAAAGGTGTGGTCGGCCGTGGTGAAGATGGAGCGGCGTTCTGAACCGCTCATTGAAGAGGAGCTATATCCGCTGTTCAAGAAGCTGGTGAAGGGCTGTTTTTCCCAGCGCCGCAAGCAGATCGGCACCATTCTCAAAAAACTCGGCGTTGAGCCGGTCGATCCCATTCTTGCCGACGCGGGAATCGAGCACGCCGAACGCCCCG
This DNA window, taken from Pontiella desulfatans, encodes the following:
- the pdxA gene encoding 4-hydroxythreonine-4-phosphate dehydrogenase PdxA — encoded protein: MKRIGISIGDINGIGPEVTLKAVGLHDWPRDVEFMLYGPVTAIKMQARELKLELPEHVHLRDVGIDVAWNVGSVAVDASQAAELAIRRVVEGCLSGDLDAMVTAPICKEGFHEAGIHVPGHTELLASLTGTSTFGMMLMGGGLRVMLVTRHLPISDVPKALTKELVREHIELTGQALKLFGIENGKIGVCGLNPHAGDGGVLGCEEKTLINPAIQEARKKGFHVSDAVPADTIFYEALRGDYDAVVAMYHDQGLAPLKMIGFDEGINVTLGLPIIRTSPDHGTAFGIAGKNEASPKSMQNAIALAIEMAGKPNPWKNK
- the rsmA gene encoding 16S rRNA (adenine(1518)-N(6)/adenine(1519)-N(6))-dimethyltransferase RsmA, whose translation is MMSEEPKLTSPKEVRGLLAQLGHRPNKGLGQNYLIDANILDIIAATAQIQPDESVLEIGPGLGALTERIIPQAKSVTCIEKDPTMVKYLKSRFSSFTLVESDALDVDMDALFEKGITKVAANLPYSVASRLMVDIAECAHRPELMSLTIQKEVADRLCAPPGDGHYGVLGILTGVYYENKLVKKISPTCFLPPPKVWSAVVKMERRSEPLIEEELYPLFKKLVKGCFSQRRKQIGTILKKLGVEPVDPILADAGIEHAERPEKIEIERWAQLARVLSR